DNA sequence from the Pseudoduganella plicata genome:
AAGCCGAATGGACAACCTGCGTCTCGGTTCGCCGCTCGATAAATCGATGGACATCGGCGCGCTGGTCGACCCGATCCAGCGCCAGCGTATCCATGGCCTGGTGGAAGCGGCACGCGCCGAGGGCTGCGAGATTTACCAGCCATCGGCGTGCGAGATCCCCGCCGAAGGTTCGTGGTTCCCGCCGACCTTGATCACGGGCGCATCGACGTCCGCTGCCGTGGCCCAGGCCGAGATCTTCGGCCCCGTGCTGGTGGCAATGAGCTTCCGCACGCCAGCCGAAGCGGTGCAGCTGGCGAACAACACGGTCTACGGCCTGGCCGCGTGCGTCTGGAGCGAGAACATCAGCCTGGCGCTGGACGTGGCGCCGCAGATCAAGGCCGGCGTGGTGTGGATCAACACGGCCAACCAGTTCGACGCCGCCTGCGGCTTCGGCGGCTACAAGGAATCGGGCTATGGCCGTGAAGGCGGCCGCGAAGGCATGTTCGAGTATCTGGTGCCGGTGTCCGAAGACGCGCGTCCGGCACTGCCGGCAGTAGCGAAATCCGCTGCCGCCAAGCCTGCCGCCGCGTCGAGCGATCCGTTCGCCATCGACCGTACCGCCAAGCTGTACATCGGCGGCAAGCAGGCCCGCCCCGACGGCGCCTACAGCCGCGCCATCCATGGTGCGGACGGCACGTTCCTCGGCGAGATTGGCGAAGGCAATCGCAAGGACATCCGCAACGCCGTCGAAGCGGCGCACAAGGCGTCCGGCTGGACCAAGGCCACGGCGCACAACCGCGCGCAGGTGCTGTACTACATCGCCGAGAACCTGGCCGCCCGCGGCAGGGAATTCGCCGAGCGCATCGCCGCGCAGACCGGCAGCAAGACTACGGAAAAAGAAGTGCAGGCATCCATTGAGCGCCTGTTCTACTGGGCCGCGTGGGCCGACAAGTACGACGGCGCCGCGCACCAGCCGCCGATGCACGGCATCACCGTCGCGCTGAACGAAGCGATCGGCGTGATCGGCATCGTCTGCCCGAACGAGAACCCGCTGCTGGGCTTCATCTCGCTGGTCGCGCCGGCCATCGCCGTGGGCAACCGCGTCGTGGCCGTGCCGTCGGAAGCGCACCCGCTGTCGGCCACGGACCTGTACCAGGTGTTCAACACGTCGGACCTGCCGGGCGGCGTCGTCAACATCGTTACGGGCAGCGCCGACGAGCTGGCGCGCACCCTGGCGTCGCACAGCGATATCGATGCCGTCTGGCGTCACGACGGCTCGGCCGCCGGCTGCGCCGAAGTGGAGAAGCTGTCGGCCGGCTCGCTCAAGCGCACCTGGACAAGCGGCGGCAAGGGCCGCGACTGGTTCAGCACGCAGCAGGCGGCCGGACGGACGGTGCTGGCGCATGCCACGCAGGTGAAGAATATCTGGATTCCTTACGGCGTTTGAGTTGACCGGCGGGTGATGCATCCGCTACGGCCTGATCCGCTGGGGTCTGTCCCCGGTAAGCAGCGGCTCTGGCGCTTGCCGTTTGCTTTACGAGGGGACTGGAGCGGATGATGGCAAGTATGCCATCATCCGCTGCGCAGGCGCGGAGCATGCTCCGCGAAACCCCTGCTTCGCCCCCGGTTTTTTCCAGTGCTTCGCGATAAATACCGGGGTCGTTCCCCTAACGAAGCCGCTGGCAAGCGCTGGAGCTGACACTTACCGGGGACAGACCCCAGGCACACGCCAACAAAGTTAAGAAAGAACAAATCATGTACCTCCCCCAAGAAATCATCCGCAAGAAGCGCGACGGCGGCGTCCTGACCGCCGATGAAATCCGCTTCTTCGTCGGCGGCATCACCAGCGGCGCCACCACCGAAGGCCAGATCGCCGCGCTCGCGATGGCCGTCTTCTTCAACGACATGACGATGGACGAGCGGGTCGCCTTTACGCTGGCGATGCGCGACTCCGGAGACGTGCTGGAATGGAAGTCGCTGAACCTGCCCGGCCCTGTCATGGACAAGCACTCCACCGGCGGCGTCGGCGACGTCGTTTCGCTGCTGCTGGGCCCAATGATCGCCGCGTGCGGCGGCTTCGTGCCGATGATCTCGGGCCGCGGCCTGGGACACACGGGCGGCACGCTGGACAAGTTCGATTCGATCCCGGGCTATTGCACGGTGCCGGACAATGCCTTGTTCCGCAAGGTCGTCAAGGACGTGGGCGTGGCCATCATCGGCCAGACCGCGTCGCTCGCGCCGTCCGACAAGAAGTTCTACAGCATCCGCGACGTGACGGCGACGGTGGAATCGGTCGCCATGATCACGGGTTCCATCCTGTCGAAGAAGCTGTCGGCGGGCCTCGACGTGCTGGCGATGGACGTCAAGGCCGGCAGTGGCGCGTTCATGCCGACCTATGAAAAATCGGTGGAGCTGGCCGAGTCGATCGTCAAGGTCGGCAATGGCGCCGGCATGATGACGTCCGCGCTGCTGACCGACATGAACGAGTCGCTGGCCCCGGCCGCCGGCAACGCCGTCGAAGTGCGCTGCGCGATCGATTACCTGACCGGTAAATCGCGTCCGGCGCGCCTGCATGAAGTGACGATGGCGCTGTGCGCCGAGATGCTCGTGCTGGGCAAACTGGCCGCCAACGAAACGGAAGCGCGCGCCAGGCTGCAGGCATCGCTCGACAGCGGCGCCGCGGCGGAACGCTTCGCGAAGATGGTCACGGCGCTGGGCGGTCCGGCCGACCTGCTGGAGAACATGGACAAGCACCTGGACCGTGCGCCGTTTATCGTCGAAGTGCCGGCCCTGCAGTCGGGTTACGCCGCCACAACGAACTGCCGCGGCCTGGGACTGGCAGTCGTCAGCCTGGGCGGCGGCCGCCGTCGTCCGCAGGACGCGATCGACTTCGGCGTCGGCCTGACGAACCTGGCGGAACTGGGCCAGAAGATCGACGCCGGCCAGCCGCTGGCAATCGTCCACGCACGCACCGAGGAAGCGGCCAAGCAGGCCGTGGCCGAAGTCCAGGCGGCGTACACGATCGCCGACACGGCACCGGCTGCCAACCCGATCGTCTACCGCACGATCCGCCCGTAATGAAACCCGGGACCCATATGAATACCCAACAACTGATCGAAGAAGCCAAGGCCGCACGGCTGAAGGCCTATACCCCGTATTCGAACTTCAAGGTCGGCGCCGCTTTGCTGTGCAGCGACGGCAAGGTCTTTCATGGCTGCAACGTGGAAAATGCCGCCTATGGCCTGTGCAACTGCGCCGAGCGCACCGCGTTCTTCTCCGCGTTTGCCCACGGCTACAAGCAGGGCGACTTCGACAAGCTCGTAGTCGTTGGCGAGACCGATGGTCCGATCGCACCGTGCGGCGCGTGCCGTCAGGTCATCATTGAACTGGGCGGCAACGCGCTGCCCGTCGTGCTGACGAACCTGAACGGCGACGTGTTCGAGACGACAGCGGCCGAGCAGCTGCCGAACGCGTTCGGCGGCCACGACCTGAAGAAAAAATAAGCGGTGAAAAAAGCCATCGACGTGCAGGCCGCGGTCGCCATCGCGTCGCTGGAAGCCATCGCCGCCAAGACGCAAGGCACGTTCGGTGTCGGCGGCGTCATGCTGGACAGCTTTGGCACCGTGCTGCAGTCGGTACACAACAATGTGATTCGCCATGGCCTGATCCACGATCCCACGGCCCATGGCGAACGGCAGCTGATCGACTGGTACTACGCCGAAGCGGCCAAGGGCAGGGCACTGCCGCCGTCGCACGAGATCACCATCGTCACGTCGCTCGATCCCTGCTGCATGTGCGCCGGGGCCATCCTGGCGGGCGGCTTCCACGTTGTCGTGGCCGCGAACGATTGCAACGCCGGTGTCAACCACGAAGGCGACGCGTCGTTCACTGCGCTGCCCGAGGCCTTGCGCGAGCAGGCGCGTGGCACGTTTTCCTATCCGGCGGTGCTGGGGACGTCGTCGTATGCACGCCAGCAGCGTGGTGCGGCACCGCCGCCTTTCTTCATCGGCAAGACCATCGCCGAGCCGACGCAGGCATTGTGCTCCCTGGTGTTCGAGGCAACCACGGAAAGCGTCATCGGCCTGTTCAACGTCGATCCGCCCCGCGCGAGCTTGCTGGACCCGGCCACGTTGCCGGGCGACGACGTTATCGTGCGGGCGCTGAAGCGGGCCTGCCCGGATGCGCTGACCTATCGCTGCGAACCGGGGCGGCCGGACGCGGGGCTGGCGCCGTATCTGGAGCATGCGGTCCGGCGCGACCGCGCACAGGGCGGCAACGGCGATGCCGTCGTGCTGCTCGATGCCTTCGGCAACCTGCTGCTGTGCTGCCACGGCCGGCGCGGCAAATCCGCCATCCGTACCGCATTCATGGAATGCACGCGTGCCTATGCCCAGCTGCGCTACAAGCTGATGGACGGCCTTGAGGCGGCGCGGCAGGACGAAGTGCGCCGCTACCTGGGACACCCGAAAGACGCCACGTTAGTGCTGGCGCGCGCGCCGGACGAGACTGCGCTCGACGTCATGAACCTGGGCGCCTATGGCTCGACGATGGAAGGTCCGCTGCCGGCCCGGAATCCCGCGCAGCTGCAATTTGTGCTGCCGCCGCGCGACGAGGCGGCGCTGGCAAGGCTATGCGCTGGCTTGCCACCACTGTACCGCGACGTGATCGGCATCCACCCCACGCAGGTCGCCGACGCCGGCCTGGTGGCCGCGCTGGCCGCCGGCGCTGCCGCCACCTAGCGCATCCGTTCCGAATCGGCCCACGGATCGTAGGTGCCGATGCTCCACACATGGCCCTCCGGGTCGCGGCACGTGAAGCCGCGTCCGCCGTACTCCTCGTCCTGCAATGCCAGCAGGATCGGCGCTCCCGCCTGCACCGCCCGCTCGTGCACCTGGTCGGCATCGTTGACGACGAGGTAGGAGGTCTGGGTGACGAAGGTGCCGATTTCCGCAGGCTCTTTCAGCAGGCGGCCATAGTCGCTGTCGACCACCGAACCCAGCATGATCATGCCGTTGCCATACGTGAGCTGGGCGTGCGCCACGCTGTCGTCTTCGTTCCGCACCACCAGCCGGGCTTCGAAACCCAGAGTGTTGCAGAGCCATTCGATAGCGGCCGGCGCATCGCGATAACGCAGGCAGGGCATGATGGTGGCGCGCGTTTGCTTCGGTACCGTCGTCATTGTGCTTCTCCTTGTGCTGGCGGATGCCCGCAAGGGGGCGGAATCACCAATATAGACCAGCGTTTTGGGTGCGGCAAGCGGAGTCAGGCAGGGAAAAAACCAACTGGACAATGAGCGGGGTGTCACATCTGCTGGAACAGATGAGTATTGCCGCGGCTGACTTCCAGCTCTTCGGCGAAGTGGCGCACGCGCACCATCTGCCGACCGCGCAGGTCGCGCGTGACTGCGGCGATGGCGTCCACCCGCACGAGCGTGGAGCGGTGGATGCGCCAGAATTCGTCCGGGTCGAGTTCCTCGGCCAGCTCCTTCAGTGTCTTGCGGATCAGGACTTCGCCTTGCGCCGTCTGCACCCGCGTGTACTTCTCGTCGGCGCGAAAGAACAGGATCTCGCGTGTGCTGATCATGCGCAGGCTGTTGCCGACCTGCGCCTGGATCCAGTGCAGGTAACTGCGCGCCGGCCTGACCGCGCCCTGCGCGAGCAGGCGGCCCAGCTGGCGCTCGATGTCGTCCGGCCGGCGGCCAATGCGGCTCTTCAGGCGCGCCACCGTCGCCGTCAGCCGTTCGCCGCCGACAGGCTTCAGCAGGTAGTCCAGCGCGCCGTGTTCGAACGCGTCGATCGCATACTGATCGTAGGCCGTCACGAACACGATATGGCAGCGGTTGAACAGCATCCGCGCCGCTTCGATGCCGGAAACGCCCGGCATGCGGATGTCGAGGAAGACGATGTCGGGCCGGTGCTGCCCCGCCAGCGCGACGGCCTCCACGCCGTTGGCCGCTGCGGCCACGATGGACAGCTCGGGCCAGCAGTCGTGCAGGCGCTTGCTCAGCATGTCGCGCATGGGCTCTTCGTCGTCCGCGATCAGCGCCGTGGCGTTCATGGCTCGGCCTTGGCGAAAATGTCCGGCGTGAACGGCAGCCGGATGCACGCGCGGCAGCCGCCGTGCGCCGGGGTTTCGATCAGCAGCTCGGCGCGGGCGCCGTACAACAGCTTCAGGCGCTCACGCACGTTCGTCAGCCCGACGCCGTCGCCGGCGTAGCGGGAGAAGCCGACACCATCGTCCTGCACCGTCACTTCCATCGTCGCGGCGGTGGCGCGCGCACGGATGTCGATCCGGCCGCCTTCGATCTTCGGCTCAAGGCCGTGCCTGATGGCGTTCTCGATCAGGATCTGCAGCATCATCGGCGGGAAGGTGGCGCTTTCCAGCTCGCGCGGCACATCGATCGACACGGCCAGCCGCGTCTTCATCCGCGCCTGCATGATGGCGAGATAGGAGCGCGACAGGGCGATCTGCCGCCCCAGCGTGGCGCCGCCGCGCGAGCGCATCTGCGGCAGCGTGGAGCGCAGATAGTCGATCAGGTGTTCATGGATGCGGGCCGCCTGCGGCGGGTCGGTCTCGATCAGCTGTCCGATCAGCGCCAGGGTATTGAACAGGAAGTGCGGCTCGACCTGCGCCTGCAGCGCCGCCATCTGCGCTTCCACCAGGCGCCGTTCGGTGCTTTCCGTGCCCGCTTGCGCGGCTGCTTCGCGCGCCTCGATCTCGGCCTTGCGCTTGCCCCCGGCCAGCACTTTCAGGCCGCACGAGATCAGGATGAAGGCGAGCGCCTGTTTCGGCAGCAGGACCGGCGTGCAGGCCAGCAGCAGCGCCAGCACCCACGTCACGACCAGCTGGCGGAACGGCACCTGCGCCAGCCAGTCGAAGAACTGCCACCACAGGCTGCTGGCTGTCTCGCCCAGTTCGCGCAGGAAGCCGAACACGCCGGCGCTTCCGGCCGCCACTCTCATTTTGCGCCGCCCGGCATCGTGTCTTGCGGCTGTTCGTGCACGTGGCGGCGCTGCACGTGCTGCAGCCCGAGCGCTCCGATGAGCAGCTTTGCCAGCAGGAAGATGACGAACAGCGTCAGCGCCAGCGGGAGGATCGTCAGCAGGATCGCCAGCATGACGCACAGCGCCAGCAGCGAAGGCCAGGACTTCCGCTCGAGCCGGCGCATGCCGAAGCGGACAACGCTGACGACCGCGGCGCTGGCTTCGCGCAGGGTTTCGGTAAACGTCTTGTTGATGGTTTTCATGGCGGAAGGCTCCTGCAGGGTGGCGATGTGCGGACTCTAGCGCCCGCGCCGCCACCCTGGAACCGCCGTCCGACGAATTGTTGTTTTGACGGCCTGGCTTGCGCGGAAAGGCGACGAATGGGGCGGGACGAATGCCCGGCTGTCCCTGGCGGTGACGCGTCGGAGCCAGCCTTTCATGCACTGCCCCAAGCGCGGGAGCAGCACGGCAGAGCACAGGGTCGAACCCCAACGTTTCCCCTTTCGGCTGTCGTTGTAGTCAGGGTAACTATTGGTTTTCGTTGCAAACTATGTTATTGTCATGGAAATATATATTGCAAATATGCTAGCCTAGTTGACGCCAAGGACATCATGACCCGCCTTCTGACCACCGCCCTGACCATCGCTTTTGCCGCCGGTACTACGTTCGCCTCGGCCGCCGCTACCGCGCCCTTGACCGCCAATCAGGTCCTCAACCAGCTCAACGTGGTGGCGCTGGACACGATCGACTCGACGTCGCACGTGGATGGCCGCACCTGGGCCGGCGGCAGCGTGAAGGGCGGCGACTACGGCCAGCACCTCGGCAGCGCCCCTGCCTCCGCCTACGCCGGCCTGACGGCGCAAGGGGCCGCCAGCAACCTGCACGTCAACGGCGGCGGCGCCGTGATCGGCGGTTCGCTCGCCAACGCCACCATCAACTCGGGCGCCAGCGTCGTAAAGGGGGGCGCCAGCGGCACCAATTTCAATGGCCCCGCGTACGTCGCCGGGGCGAGCGCATGGAACAACTTCAATGGCGGCCGCGTGACGGACCTGACGGCCGCCATGCAGAGCGCCGATGCGGCGGCCGGCTCGACCGATTTCGGCAACCTGCTGGCCGGCCTGTCGGCATCGCTGAACGGTCTGGCCGATACGGGCAGCACCGTTGCCGTAAACGGCAACAAGGCCGTATTCAATGCGAAGGCCGACGCGAGCGGCGTCGCCGTGTTCGACCTGGATGCGATCGACGAGAGCCTGTTCCGCATGGGCGAATTCGAATTCCACCTGAACGGCGCCAGTACCGTCATCTTCAACACGGACGTGACGACGGCCTCGATCAATGCCAACTTCCTGGGCGGCTCGGCCCAGGCCATCGGCGGCAAGGCGATCTGGAACTTCTCCAGCGCGACCAGCCTGACGCTGGGCAGCCAGTTCGGCGGCGCCGTGCTGGCTACGGGCGCCACGCTGACCAACTGGCAGAACATCGAAGGCGGTGTCTTCGTGCAGGACCTCGTCCAGCGCGGCGAGATCCACCTGCAGCCGTTCACGGGCAACGTGCCGCTGCTGCCGGTGCCCGAGCCGATGAGCGTCTGGCTGCTGCTGGGCGGGCTGGTCGTGCTGGGCGCCCGCGCAACGACCCGCCAGGCGCCGTTCCGCTGATGTAGTACCGCGCACAGGCACCGGACGCCCTGCGGCCGGCACCTGTGCGCAACGTTCCTAAACGCCCCGGCGTATCGCTGTCAGCACCATCGCCACGATGGTCTCCTCGGCGTCCTCGTAATCCCTGCGCGTCAGCCGCCGGTTCAGCACCAGCGCCATTTGAGGCGCGAAGTCGGCATACGACTGCGTCATCGCCCAGATCGAGAACAGCAGGTGCGTCGCGTTGACCGGGGCGATCCGGCCAGCCGCGATCCAGCCTTCGAACACTTCGATATCGCGCCGCAGCACGGGCACCACGCGCTGGCGGATCTGCTCCCCGTACAGCTTGGCGCCGCCGATCACCTCCATCGCATACACGCGCGAAGCGTTGGGCTGCTCGCGTGAAAACTTCAGCTTTGCCTGCACGTAGGCGCGCAGCACGTCCTCCGGCTCGCCCGCATCGGCCAGGTGCGCCATCCGGTCCAGCCACTCGTCCAGCACGTCGTCCAGCACGCGCTGGTACAGCGCACCCTTGCTCGGGAAGTAATACATCAGGTTCTGCTTCGACAGGCCGGCGCTTTCCGCAATGGTGGCGATGGCCGTGCCTTCATAACCGCATTCGGCGAAGATGCGTACCGCCTCGGCCACGATCTGCGCTTCCAGCCGGTCGCGGTTCTGCATCCGCCGCGCCGCGCTGGTGAAACGGGGCGCGATTTTCCGGGGCGGGATCTTATTCATCGCCGCTCCTGACCGAGCGCAGGAACTCTCGCAGCTGCGGCTGATCCGCATAGGCGACGTTGAAGCGGAACCAGATCGAGCGGCTCGGGCGCAGCATGAAGAACTCGTTCGGCGCCAGCAGGATGCCGGCACGCAGCGCGGCGTCCGCGATGATGCGGCCGTTGCGTAGCGCCGTCGGTGCCGTGTGCCAGCCTGCGCTGACGAACATGCCGCCGCGTGGCCGCGCCACGGGCGTCATGCCCACGTCGCGCAGCGCATCGATGGTGCGTTCGCGGCCCGCGTCCAGCTGCACCACCAGCTTCTCGACCATGCGGCGGTAGGGCCGCGCCGTGATGGCATGGTGGACCGCGCGCTCGTTCACTTCCGACGTCGTCAACCCCGTCAGCATCTTCACGCGTACCAGTTCCGGCAGCAGCGAAGCGGAAGCGCAGATGGATCCGACCCGCAACACGGGCGACAGCGTCTTGGAGAAGCTGCCGACGCGGATGACGCGCCGCAGTCCGTCCAGCGCGGCCAGCGATGCCTCCCCGCGCAGGGCAAGTTCGCGGTAGATGTCGTCCTCCACCAGCCAGAAGTCGAACTGCTCGGAAAGTAGCAACAGGCGGTGCGCCTGCGCCGGCGACAGCGACGTGCCGAGAGGATTCTGCAGCACGGTGTTCACGAACATCAGCTTGGGCTGCGCAATTTTCGCCTGTTCCGCCAGGATGTCCATGTCGATGCCATGGTCGTCGCGCGGGATGCCGACGACAGTGCAGCCATGGTGGCGGATCAGCGAGAGCAGGTTGCTGTAGCCGGGATCTTCGACGAACACGGTGTCGCCCGGCCGCGTCAGCGTGCGCAGGATCAGGTCGAACGCATGGGTGGCGCCGTGCGTCAGCAGGATCTGGTCCGGTTCGACGGGGAACAGCTCGTCCGACAGGGTGGCCGCCACGTGCTGGCGCAACGATGGAAAACCCAGCGGGTGGCCATAGCCGCGCAGGCGGTTGGCCGGAATGCGCATGGCCTGGCGGACCGCGTCGAGGATCGTGTCCTCGCCATACCACTCCGGTGGCAGCCAGCCGGCGCCCACCGGCAGCGCGTCCGTGACGCCCGTGTACAGTTCCGGCGTGAGCGCATCCACGGCGGCGGGACCGCTGGCGAAGGGCGGCGGCAGCAAGGTCGCCGGGACTTCCTGGCGCGCCACGAAATAGCCCGAGCCGCGGCGCGACGACAGCAGCCCCAGCGTGACGAGCCGGTCATAGGCTTCGACAACTGTAAAGGTACTGATGCCATTACACTTCGCGAACTGGCGCACGGACGGCATTTTCGTGCCGATGCGAAGTGCCTTTGCCAACACCATCTCCGTGACCGCCGCCACGATCTTGTCGACCAGGCTGCCCTTCTTTGCCCGCTCCAGCGGCAGTACCGGCCAGACGGGAGCAGCGCCCGCCATGCCTTGATCCGCCGCAACGTCCTCATGCGCCATCGTTGACTCCCGTCGCAGAACTGTATTGTTTTAACTACCTGTACGGTTGGAAGGTTTTTCCGATTGTGTATATGTGCCATAGTGAACGGCGTGACTATTATTGCATCATCATTTTGCCAACTGGTAAATTTTTTTACGGGTTGTCAAAGCGGACCGTAAGCAAATCACGTCGCAAGCCAGCCACAAGGAGAACACAATGAACGAGTCCCGCCCGGAGTCGATGGCAGCCTTCTGGATGCCGTTCACGAACAACCGGGATTTCAAGGCCAGCCCACGCCTGCTGGTCTCCGCCGCCGGCGTGCACTACAAGGACGTCGACGGTAACGAGATCCTCGACGGCACCGCCGGCCTGTGGTGCGTTCCATGCGGCCACGCGCAGCCGAAGATCGTGGCGGCGGTGCGCGAAATGGTGGGCCAGCTGGACTTCGCGCCGACGTTCCAGATGGGCCATCCGGCCGCGTTCGACCTGGCCGACAGGCTGATGGCCTACACCAACCACCGCTTCGGCCACGTCTTCTATACCAACTCCGGTTCCGAGGCGGTCGACACGGCACTGAAAATGGCGCTGGCGTACCACCGGGCACGCGGCGAGGCGAGCCGCACCCGCTTCATCGGCCGCGAACGAGGCTACCACGGGGTCGGCTTCGGCGGCATTTCCGTCGGCGGCATTGCCGCCAACCGCAAGCCGTATGGCACCTTGCTGCCCGGTGTCGATCACCTGCCGCACACGCACGACATCGGGAAGAACGCTTTTACGCGCGGCGAACCGGAATACGGCGCGCACCTGGCGGACGAGCTGGAACGTATCGTCGCGCTGCACGACGCCTCGACGATCGCCGCCGTTGTCGTCGAACCCGTGGCCGGCTCCACGGGCGTGCTGATTCCGCCGAAGGGCTACCTGAAGCGGCTGCGCGAGCTGTGCACGAAGCACGGCATCCTGCTGATCTTCGACGAAGTCATCACCGGGTTCGGGCGCATGACGACGCCGTTCGCGGCGGACTACTTCGATGTCGAACCGGACATGATGACGACCGCGAAGGGCCTGACCAATGGCACGGTGCCGATGGGCGCCGTGTTCTCGAAGCGCTTCGTGCACGACGCGTTCATGGAAGGGCCGGCCGGCATCGAACTGTTCCACGGCTACACGTACTCGGGTCACCCGCTGGCCTGCGCGGCCGCGCTGGCCACGCTGGAAGTCTTCGAGGAACAGAAGATCCTCGACCATGCCAAAGGCCTGCAGGATTACTGGGCCGATGCCGTGTACTCGCTCAAGGACCTGCCGCACGTGATCGATCTGCGCTGCATCGGCCTGATCGCCGGCATCGAACTAGCGCCGATCGCCGGCAAGCCCGGCGCGCGCGCCTATGCCGCGTTCAAGAAGGCTTTCGCGGAAGGTGTGCTGATCCGCGTGACGGGCGACATCATCGCGCTGTCGCCACCGCTCGTCCTTGAAAAGCGCCATATCGACGAGCTGTTCGGCAAGCTGGCGAAGATTCTGAAGGAGCTGGACTGA
Encoded proteins:
- a CDS encoding aldehyde dehydrogenase family protein; the protein is MPTITEILNTMEYGPAPESTKEAQAWLDQHGRTFGLFIDNEWTSPGETFASTNPADGRELAQLTQATSEDVDRAVQAARRAQPAWAAMGGPARARIMYAIARLMQKHARLFAVLETLDNGKTIRETRDADLPLVARHFYHHAGWAQLLDEEFPGHRAVGVVGQIVPWNFPLLMLAWKIAPAMAAGNAIVFKPAEFTPLTALLFAEICVQAGVPAGVVNIVTGDGRTGEAIVKHDGIDKLAFTGSTEVGRLIREATAGSGKKLSLELGGKSPYIVFEDADIDAAVEGLVDSIWFNQGQVCCAGSRLLVQESVEERFLKKLKSRMDNLRLGSPLDKSMDIGALVDPIQRQRIHGLVEAARAEGCEIYQPSACEIPAEGSWFPPTLITGASTSAAVAQAEIFGPVLVAMSFRTPAEAVQLANNTVYGLAACVWSENISLALDVAPQIKAGVVWINTANQFDAACGFGGYKESGYGREGGREGMFEYLVPVSEDARPALPAVAKSAAAKPAAASSDPFAIDRTAKLYIGGKQARPDGAYSRAIHGADGTFLGEIGEGNRKDIRNAVEAAHKASGWTKATAHNRAQVLYYIAENLAARGREFAERIAAQTGSKTTEKEVQASIERLFYWAAWADKYDGAAHQPPMHGITVALNEAIGVIGIVCPNENPLLGFISLVAPAIAVGNRVVAVPSEAHPLSATDLYQVFNTSDLPGGVVNIVTGSADELARTLASHSDIDAVWRHDGSAAGCAEVEKLSAGSLKRTWTSGGKGRDWFSTQQAAGRTVLAHATQVKNIWIPYGV
- the deoA gene encoding thymidine phosphorylase, with amino-acid sequence MYLPQEIIRKKRDGGVLTADEIRFFVGGITSGATTEGQIAALAMAVFFNDMTMDERVAFTLAMRDSGDVLEWKSLNLPGPVMDKHSTGGVGDVVSLLLGPMIAACGGFVPMISGRGLGHTGGTLDKFDSIPGYCTVPDNALFRKVVKDVGVAIIGQTASLAPSDKKFYSIRDVTATVESVAMITGSILSKKLSAGLDVLAMDVKAGSGAFMPTYEKSVELAESIVKVGNGAGMMTSALLTDMNESLAPAAGNAVEVRCAIDYLTGKSRPARLHEVTMALCAEMLVLGKLAANETEARARLQASLDSGAAAERFAKMVTALGGPADLLENMDKHLDRAPFIVEVPALQSGYAATTNCRGLGLAVVSLGGGRRRPQDAIDFGVGLTNLAELGQKIDAGQPLAIVHARTEEAAKQAVAEVQAAYTIADTAPAANPIVYRTIRP
- a CDS encoding cytidine deaminase gives rise to the protein MNTQQLIEEAKAARLKAYTPYSNFKVGAALLCSDGKVFHGCNVENAAYGLCNCAERTAFFSAFAHGYKQGDFDKLVVVGETDGPIAPCGACRQVIIELGGNALPVVLTNLNGDVFETTAAEQLPNAFGGHDLKKK
- a CDS encoding nucleoside deaminase — its product is MKKAIDVQAAVAIASLEAIAAKTQGTFGVGGVMLDSFGTVLQSVHNNVIRHGLIHDPTAHGERQLIDWYYAEAAKGRALPPSHEITIVTSLDPCCMCAGAILAGGFHVVVAANDCNAGVNHEGDASFTALPEALREQARGTFSYPAVLGTSSYARQQRGAAPPPFFIGKTIAEPTQALCSLVFEATTESVIGLFNVDPPRASLLDPATLPGDDVIVRALKRACPDALTYRCEPGRPDAGLAPYLEHAVRRDRAQGGNGDAVVLLDAFGNLLLCCHGRRGKSAIRTAFMECTRAYAQLRYKLMDGLEAARQDEVRRYLGHPKDATLVLARAPDETALDVMNLGAYGSTMEGPLPARNPAQLQFVLPPRDEAALARLCAGLPPLYRDVIGIHPTQVADAGLVAALAAGAAAT
- a CDS encoding VOC family protein; translated protein: MTTVPKQTRATIMPCLRYRDAPAAIEWLCNTLGFEARLVVRNEDDSVAHAQLTYGNGMIMLGSVVDSDYGRLLKEPAEIGTFVTQTSYLVVNDADQVHERAVQAGAPILLALQDEEYGGRGFTCRDPEGHVWSIGTYDPWADSERMR
- a CDS encoding LytR/AlgR family response regulator transcription factor, encoding MNATALIADDEEPMRDMLSKRLHDCWPELSIVAAAANGVEAVALAGQHRPDIVFLDIRMPGVSGIEAARMLFNRCHIVFVTAYDQYAIDAFEHGALDYLLKPVGGERLTATVARLKSRIGRRPDDIERQLGRLLAQGAVRPARSYLHWIQAQVGNSLRMISTREILFFRADEKYTRVQTAQGEVLIRKTLKELAEELDPDEFWRIHRSTLVRVDAIAAVTRDLRGRQMVRVRHFAEELEVSRGNTHLFQQM
- a CDS encoding sensor histidine kinase is translated as MRVAAGSAGVFGFLRELGETASSLWWQFFDWLAQVPFRQLVVTWVLALLLACTPVLLPKQALAFILISCGLKVLAGGKRKAEIEAREAAAQAGTESTERRLVEAQMAALQAQVEPHFLFNTLALIGQLIETDPPQAARIHEHLIDYLRSTLPQMRSRGGATLGRQIALSRSYLAIMQARMKTRLAVSIDVPRELESATFPPMMLQILIENAIRHGLEPKIEGGRIDIRARATAATMEVTVQDDGVGFSRYAGDGVGLTNVRERLKLLYGARAELLIETPAHGGCRACIRLPFTPDIFAKAEP
- a CDS encoding choice-of-anchor A family protein, with the translated sequence MTRLLTTALTIAFAAGTTFASAAATAPLTANQVLNQLNVVALDTIDSTSHVDGRTWAGGSVKGGDYGQHLGSAPASAYAGLTAQGAASNLHVNGGGAVIGGSLANATINSGASVVKGGASGTNFNGPAYVAGASAWNNFNGGRVTDLTAAMQSADAAAGSTDFGNLLAGLSASLNGLADTGSTVAVNGNKAVFNAKADASGVAVFDLDAIDESLFRMGEFEFHLNGASTVIFNTDVTTASINANFLGGSAQAIGGKAIWNFSSATSLTLGSQFGGAVLATGATLTNWQNIEGGVFVQDLVQRGEIHLQPFTGNVPLLPVPEPMSVWLLLGGLVVLGARATTRQAPFR
- a CDS encoding TetR/AcrR family transcriptional regulator; amino-acid sequence: MNKIPPRKIAPRFTSAARRMQNRDRLEAQIVAEAVRIFAECGYEGTAIATIAESAGLSKQNLMYYFPSKGALYQRVLDDVLDEWLDRMAHLADAGEPEDVLRAYVQAKLKFSREQPNASRVYAMEVIGGAKLYGEQIRQRVVPVLRRDIEVFEGWIAAGRIAPVNATHLLFSIWAMTQSYADFAPQMALVLNRRLTRRDYEDAEETIVAMVLTAIRRGV